Proteins encoded together in one Chloroflexota bacterium window:
- the casB gene encoding type I-E CRISPR-associated protein Cse2/CasB, whose translation MKANAPEVEYPAGLPQEPERRSWGDTAFALAGEVAGRRLSPGDRAELRRMDPDSPGPAVYWRLMAEHDLLGNRALERKWALILHGIALMTPRIGVDGVPQSAHNGSTPVGRALFLGGEAQREKGFYSESRLNRLLTARGGMLRTLLARAFRTLASAGVSFNWREMAQFILSEGYDEEAAERARRRIASEYYRAERRSAPVSEN comes from the coding sequence ATGAAAGCTAATGCACCGGAAGTTGAGTATCCGGCTGGGCTTCCCCAAGAGCCCGAGCGCAGAAGTTGGGGTGACACCGCCTTTGCCTTAGCCGGTGAAGTAGCGGGGCGGAGACTCTCGCCGGGCGATCGCGCTGAACTGCGCCGTATGGACCCCGATTCGCCCGGCCCCGCAGTCTACTGGCGGCTGATGGCAGAACACGATCTGCTGGGCAACCGGGCCCTGGAAAGGAAGTGGGCGCTCATCCTGCACGGCATCGCTCTGATGACGCCTAGGATCGGCGTGGACGGCGTTCCGCAGTCTGCCCACAACGGATCCACCCCCGTCGGTCGGGCGCTCTTTCTGGGCGGTGAAGCGCAGAGGGAAAAGGGTTTCTACAGCGAGTCACGGCTCAACAGGCTGCTGACAGCCCGGGGAGGCATGCTTCGTACCCTGCTGGCCCGCGCGTTTCGCACCCTTGCGTCCGCCGGTGTGTCCTTCAACTGGCGGGAGATGGCGCAGTTCATACTCAGCGAGGGCTATGACGAAGAGGCGGCAGAGCGGGCGCGCCGACGCATTGCCAGCGAGTATTACCGGGCGGAACGCCGCAGTGCCCCAGTTTCGGAAAACTGA
- the cas7e gene encoding type I-E CRISPR-associated protein Cas7/Cse4/CasC, whose protein sequence is MTTPRFLQIHALHSYPAALLNRDDSGLAKRMPFGGAVRTRISSQCLKRHWRVAEDEYAIHNIPDAAAAIRSRNIVEQKVMQPIREAGGIAEDVLDAVNSAFNVHVYGSGGTSESGRQPLLLGFPEVGYLQEKAAEICAAHADDAAGAKASADALFGKRQGESANFRAFRESARLPGGLEGALFGRMVTSDPAANIDAAVHVAHAFTVHPEESESDYFSVVDDLQTEDEDPGAAHIGDMELTAGLFYGYVVVDVPGLISNLEGCKAEDWESADRSLAARVVEHLAHLIATVSPGAKRGSTAPYAYADLMLIEAGKRQPRSLANAFRKPAKAQVEDATERLSCHLEKLDNAYGAAETRGVMCLEDCEIPGTPRLNLDALASWAAETVRNGEA, encoded by the coding sequence ATGACAACACCAAGGTTCCTACAGATACACGCCCTGCACTCCTACCCGGCGGCGCTGCTGAACCGCGACGATAGCGGTCTGGCCAAGCGCATGCCCTTTGGCGGCGCGGTGCGTACCCGCATTTCATCCCAGTGCCTCAAGCGTCACTGGCGGGTGGCTGAAGATGAGTACGCCATCCACAATATTCCCGACGCCGCAGCGGCTATCCGCTCGCGAAACATCGTTGAGCAGAAAGTCATGCAGCCGATACGGGAGGCTGGCGGGATAGCCGAGGACGTGCTGGATGCTGTGAATAGCGCTTTCAACGTCCATGTTTACGGATCCGGCGGCACATCGGAATCAGGCCGCCAGCCCCTGCTGCTGGGCTTCCCGGAAGTGGGATATCTGCAAGAAAAAGCCGCCGAGATTTGCGCCGCGCACGCGGACGACGCCGCCGGAGCCAAGGCGTCAGCGGACGCGCTCTTCGGGAAACGGCAGGGAGAGAGCGCGAACTTCCGTGCTTTTCGCGAGTCGGCCCGACTGCCCGGCGGGCTGGAGGGCGCGCTGTTCGGGCGCATGGTCACGTCCGACCCTGCCGCCAACATCGACGCCGCCGTTCACGTGGCCCACGCCTTCACCGTTCACCCGGAGGAGAGCGAGAGCGATTACTTCTCCGTGGTGGACGACCTGCAAACGGAGGACGAGGACCCCGGGGCCGCTCACATCGGGGACATGGAGCTTACGGCCGGGCTGTTCTACGGCTACGTGGTGGTTGACGTGCCGGGGCTGATCTCCAACCTGGAGGGTTGCAAGGCGGAGGACTGGGAGAGCGCCGACAGGTCGCTGGCCGCTCGGGTGGTCGAGCATCTTGCGCACCTGATCGCCACGGTCTCGCCCGGCGCGAAACGGGGGTCCACCGCGCCGTACGCGTATGCGGACCTGATGCTGATCGAGGCCGGAAAGCGCCAGCCCCGCAGCTTGGCCAACGCCTTTAGAAAACCGGCCAAGGCGCAGGTAGAGGACGCCACCGAAAGGCTATCCTGCCATCTGGAGAAGCTGGACAATGCCTATGGTGCCGCAGAGACCCGCGGGGTGATGTGCCTAGAAGATTGCGAAATCCCTGGCACGCCGCGCCTTAACCTGGACGCTCTGGCTTCCTGGGCGGCGGAGACGGTTCGCAACGGAGAGGCGTAG
- the cas5e gene encoding type I-E CRISPR-associated protein Cas5/CasD: MRHLILRLEAPLMAFGGETIDNYGVIRRFPAASMLTGLLANALGWRRTEAKRHQRLQDRLVFAARIDREPAGGVRLTDFQTAQLGASDMGWTTRGLPEGRAGGANTYNAPHLRYRDYFADMRVTVALRLEPVDESLTLANVAEALQEPARPLFIGRKPCLPSRPLFVAYADGKTALAALLASQPEEDSDNSNTLAAMWPAYEAVGEDDRVKTARRYMLTDQRNWVSGLHGGGRWVCEGAVCNARAGAVGESPASTAREQT; the protein is encoded by the coding sequence ATGCGCCACCTCATACTGCGGCTGGAAGCGCCGCTCATGGCCTTCGGCGGCGAGACCATCGACAACTACGGCGTCATACGTCGATTCCCGGCGGCGTCCATGCTCACCGGGCTGCTGGCCAACGCTCTGGGCTGGCGCCGCACCGAGGCGAAACGGCATCAGCGCTTGCAAGACCGACTGGTCTTCGCCGCCCGCATCGACCGGGAACCGGCGGGCGGGGTGCGCTTGACGGACTTCCAAACTGCTCAACTTGGAGCCTCTGACATGGGATGGACCACACGAGGGCTGCCTGAAGGTCGCGCAGGAGGGGCCAATACCTACAATGCTCCCCACCTGCGCTACCGCGACTACTTTGCGGATATGCGCGTTACCGTGGCCCTCAGGCTTGAGCCGGTGGACGAGTCGCTGACGTTGGCCAACGTAGCAGAAGCGCTCCAGGAGCCGGCGCGGCCGCTCTTCATCGGGCGCAAGCCGTGCCTGCCGTCGCGGCCGCTGTTCGTCGCTTACGCGGACGGAAAAACGGCGCTGGCCGCGTTGCTGGCATCGCAACCGGAAGAGGACAGTGACAATTCCAACACCCTCGCAGCCATGTGGCCAGCCTACGAGGCAGTGGGCGAGGACGATAGGGTGAAGACCGCCCGCCGCTACATGCTCACCGACCAGCGCAACTGGGTATCGGGGCTGCACGGCGGCGGTCGCTGGGTATGCGAGGGCGCCGTCTGCAACGCGCGAGCCGGCGCCGTCGGGGAATCCCCGGCATCCACGGCAAGGGAGCAGACATGA
- the cas6e gene encoding type I-E CRISPR-associated protein Cas6/Cse3/CasE, which yields MTTTTGATSATGVLQMVRAQIDAREFRRWMGSKRLQDPDHAMHCLLSECFGELAPKPFRLILPRDCPTGVLYGYGRSDADTLREMANVYADPLQSRVIPVDEMDSKAMPSAWRVGQRLGFEVRVRPVVRKPREDSERRHREMDAFQAEAERHPKGKMPRSREQVYADWLADKFAILLSEESGGRLRQGRRLGASLDLTQTTLVSFQRTRAYRKAGAAPYSEGPDAVMRGVLTITDSEAFAALLAKGIGRHRAYGFGMLLLRPV from the coding sequence ATGACCACAACCACCGGAGCAACTTCCGCAACGGGAGTCCTACAGATGGTGCGCGCCCAGATTGACGCGCGAGAGTTTCGTCGCTGGATGGGCAGCAAGCGCCTCCAGGACCCGGATCACGCCATGCACTGCCTGCTGAGCGAGTGCTTTGGGGAACTGGCGCCCAAGCCCTTCCGCCTGATACTGCCGCGGGATTGTCCCACCGGCGTCCTCTACGGCTACGGCCGCAGCGACGCGGACACGCTGCGGGAGATGGCCAACGTCTACGCCGACCCCTTGCAGAGCCGCGTCATTCCGGTAGACGAAATGGACAGCAAGGCAATGCCGTCGGCGTGGCGGGTCGGACAAAGGCTCGGCTTCGAGGTTCGCGTCCGGCCCGTGGTGCGGAAGCCCAGAGAGGACTCTGAACGTCGTCACAGAGAGATGGATGCTTTTCAAGCCGAGGCTGAACGGCATCCCAAAGGCAAGATGCCCCGCAGCCGGGAGCAGGTCTACGCGGATTGGTTGGCGGACAAATTCGCCATACTTTTGTCGGAAGAGTCGGGTGGAAGGCTGCGTCAAGGTCGAAGGCTCGGTGCGAGCCTAGACTTGACCCAGACCACGCTGGTCTCCTTCCAGCGCACGCGGGCCTACCGCAAGGCCGGGGCCGCCCCATACTCCGAGGGGCCGGACGCCGTCATGCGGGGTGTGCTCACCATAACCGACTCGGAGGCGTTCGCCGCGCTGCTCGCCAAGGGCATCGGTCGCCATCGGGCCTACGGATTTGGCATGCTCCTGCTGCGTCCGGTTTGA
- the cas1e gene encoding type I-E CRISPR-associated endonuclease Cas1e: protein MLRGRLGLETARIPHADRHGLLWLSRGALTVRDGTLRFRREIPPTADSSLDAGEYGIPFQTLSMILLGPGSTVSHDALRLMARHGTALVAVGEDGVRCYTAPPLMPDTSEVARRQMRAWGDPTGSRITIARKMYALRLGEVLPHQNLDVLRGIEGARMKQSYRNLAQRYGVPWHGRRYDRSNPLSADIPNQAINHASVAVTSAAAIAVISVGAIPQLGFIHEHSGDAFVLDIADLFRDTILLPAALKSAKAVMQDPALNIERHTRRTTGEMLRTENVIPKMIDRIKVLFEGVAPIEAKAEAPGQGHLEA from the coding sequence ATGCTGAGAGGCAGACTAGGACTTGAAACCGCGCGGATCCCACATGCGGACCGCCACGGTCTGTTGTGGCTGTCCCGCGGCGCGCTTACGGTGCGGGACGGCACGTTGCGCTTTCGCCGCGAGATCCCGCCCACCGCCGATAGCTCGCTGGACGCCGGGGAATACGGCATACCCTTTCAAACCCTTTCCATGATCCTACTGGGGCCGGGCTCCACGGTTAGCCATGACGCCTTGCGCCTCATGGCGCGCCACGGGACGGCCCTGGTGGCAGTGGGCGAGGACGGCGTCCGGTGTTACACCGCGCCGCCGCTCATGCCCGATACATCCGAGGTGGCCCGCCGCCAGATGCGCGCCTGGGGCGACCCCACCGGCAGCCGCATAACCATAGCGCGCAAGATGTATGCCCTCCGCCTTGGCGAAGTGCTGCCCCATCAGAACCTTGATGTCCTCAGGGGCATCGAAGGCGCCCGCATGAAGCAATCCTACCGAAATCTGGCCCAGCGATACGGCGTGCCGTGGCACGGTCGGCGCTACGACCGGAGCAATCCGCTCTCTGCCGATATACCAAACCAGGCGATCAATCACGCCTCGGTTGCCGTGACATCGGCGGCTGCTATCGCCGTGATCTCGGTGGGCGCGATTCCGCAGTTGGGCTTCATACACGAGCACAGCGGCGATGCCTTTGTCCTGGACATCGCCGATCTCTTCCGGGACACAATCCTGCTTCCCGCCGCGCTCAAGTCCGCCAAGGCGGTAATGCAAGACCCCGCGCTGAACATCGAGAGGCATACCCGCCGTACCACGGGGGAGATGCTGAGGACCGAGAACGTTATTCCCAAGATGATAGACCGCATTAAGGTCCTCTTCGAAGGCGTAGCACCCATCGAGGCGAAGGCCGAAGCGCCTGGGCAAGGACACCTGGAAGCGTAA
- the cas2e gene encoding type I-E CRISPR-associated endoribonuclease Cas2e: MCMIVIVTTNVEARYRGFLASAMLEIAPGVYTSPNMTRGIRERIWDVLSRWYEELGQGAIVMTWRDPSGVGNQQIRTLGEAPKEIVDADGVFLVKYS, encoded by the coding sequence CTGTGCATGATCGTAATCGTCACGACAAACGTGGAGGCGCGCTACCGGGGTTTCCTGGCGTCGGCGATGTTGGAAATAGCTCCTGGTGTATATACGTCGCCCAACATGACGAGAGGCATAAGAGAGAGGATTTGGGATGTGCTAAGCCGTTGGTACGAGGAGCTTGGGCAGGGCGCAATCGTGATGACCTGGCGAGACCCGTCCGGTGTGGGCAATCAGCAGATCAGGACCCTGGGCGAGGCGCCCAAGGAGATTGTGGATGCGGATGGCGTCTTCCTGGTGAAATACAGCTAG
- a CDS encoding IS1595 family transposase has protein sequence MERGGMVKASLSPRITARFINMFLRKNIDPRSILMTDQWPGYNEVHDWMQHLSVSHNKTYVDGIIHTNTIEGFWSLVKRAITGQLHHYTIEHTPAYINEATYKDKSCGALPTRLWQ, from the coding sequence GTGGAGCGCGGCGGTATGGTCAAGGCTTCACTCTCGCCTCGCATCACCGCCAGGTTCATCAACATGTTCCTACGCAAGAATATCGACCCACGGTCAATTCTCATGACCGACCAATGGCCCGGCTACAATGAGGTGCACGACTGGATGCAGCATCTCAGCGTCAGCCACAACAAGACCTACGTGGACGGCATCATCCACACGAACACCATTGAGGGTTTCTGGTCACTGGTCAAGCGTGCCATCACCGGCCAGCTTCACCACTACACCATTGAGCACACGCCGGCATACATCAACGAAGCGACGTACAAAGACAAATCTTGTGGCGCCTTACCCACCAGACTATGGCAATAA
- a CDS encoding SHOCT domain-containing protein: MMPTDGTPAKGLAEDPVERLAKAKSMFEQELISEAEYETLKANILQKMGQ; this comes from the coding sequence ATGATGCCTACTGATGGCACTCCTGCGAAAGGCCTGGCAGAAGACCCCGTAGAGAGGCTAGCCAAAGCCAAGTCCATGTTCGAGCAAGAACTCATCTCAGAGGCAGAATATGAGACCCTCAAGGCGAATATCCTGCAGAAGATGGGTCAGTGA